The following are encoded together in the Populus trichocarpa isolate Nisqually-1 chromosome 5, P.trichocarpa_v4.1, whole genome shotgun sequence genome:
- the LOC7468882 gene encoding uncharacterized protein LOC7468882 — MRKRDLAILMLSAFSIFFSLQHEGDFSFREAWFHLTDEYPIKYETERLPPPIVSDLNGDGKKEILVATHDAKIQVLEPHLRRVDEGFSEARLLTELSLLPDKTRVAAGRRAVAMATGVIDRRYKEGHPLKQVLVVVTSGWSVMCFDHNLKKLWETNLQEDFPHNAHHREIAISISNYTLKHGDSGLVIIGGRMEMQPHIYSDPFEEIGMAEKNAEQHRRSASEKEPSENSGTVNLRHFALYAFAGRTGALRWSRKNENIEAQSSDAASQLIPQHNYKLDVHALNSRHPGEFECREFRESILGVMPHHWDRREDTVLQLSHFRRHKRKTSKKSNGKTTNYPFHKPEENHPPGKDSAKKISNLIGEAAKYAGSTKSKKPFQYIPTITNYTQLWWLPNVVVAHQKEGIEAVHLASGRTLCKLHLQEGGLHADINGDGVLDHVQAVGGNGAEQTVISGSMEVLQPCWAVATSGVPVREQLFNASICHHHSPLNLFQHGDFGRNFGRTDVSSLEVATPILIPRGDGHRHRKGSHGDVVFLTNRGEVTSYSPGLHGHDAVWQWQISTGATWSNLPSPSGMMEGGMVVPTLKAFSLRARDNQQMILAAGDQEASVISPGGSIQTSVDLPAPPTHALICEDFSNDGLTDLIVVTSNGVYGFVQTRSPGALFFSTLVGCLLIVMGVIFVTQHLNSIKEKPRASSAAR; from the exons ATGAGAAAACGCGATTTGGCCATCCTCATGCTCTCCGCCTTCtccatcttcttctctctccaG CACGAAGGAGATTTCTCTTTCAGAGAGGCGTGGTTTCATTTAACCGATGAGTATCCAATCAAATACGAGACTGAACGTCTCCCCCCGCCGATTGTTTCCGATCTTAATGGCGACGGCAAGAAAGAAATTCTTGTCGCCACTCACGACGCCAAAATCCAG GTGCTGGAGCCGCATTTGAGGAGAGTAGATGAGGGCTTTAGTGAAGCAAGATTGTTAACGGAACTATCACTATTGCCTGATAAAACACGGGTTGCGGCAGGTAGACGCGCGGTAGCAATGGCTACTGGTGTAATTGATAGGAGATATAAGGAAGGGCATCCGTTAAAGCAAGTTTTGGTTGTTGTAACCTCAGGGTGGTCTGTTATGTGCTTTGATCATAACCTTAAGAAGCTTTGGGAAACTAATTTGCAG GAGGATTTTCCGCATAATGCACATCATAGGGAGATTGCAATATCAATAAGTAACTATACATTGAAGCATGGGGATTCTGGATTGGTTATTATTGGTGGGAGAATGGAAATGCAGCCACAT ATTTATTCAGATCCTTTTGAAGAAATTGGCATGGCAGAGAAAAATGCTGAGCAGCATAGAAGAAGCGCCAGTGAGAAAGAG CCATCAGAGAACTCTGGAACTGTGAATCTACGCCATTTTGCCTTGTATGCTTTTGCTGGTCGAACTGGTGCCCTTCGATGGAGCAGAAAGAATGAG AACATTGAAGCGCAGTCTTCAGACGCTGCATCACAGTTGATTCCACAACATAACTACAAGCTTGATGTGCATGCTTTAAACAGTCGCCATCCAGGAGAG TTTGAATGCAGGGAATTTAGGGAATCAATCCTTGGAGTTATGCCACATCACTGG GATAGGAGAGAAGATACTGTGTTGCAGCTATCGCACTTTAGGCgccataaaagaaaaacatcaaaaaaatctaatggaAAGACAACCAACTACCCTTTCCACAAGCCTGAGGAAAACCATCCTCCTGGAAAAGACTCAGCAAAGAAAATTTCTAACCTGATTGGGGAAGCTGCAAAATATGCTGGctcaacaaaatcaaagaag CCATTTCAATATATTCCAACTATAACAAACTACACTCAGCTTTGGTGGCTTCCTAATGTTGTTGTGGCTCATCAAAAAGAAGGGATAGAAGCTGTTCATTTGGCATCCGGCCGCACCCTGTGTAAG CTTCATCTTCAAGAAGGTGGCCTTCATGCTGATATCAATGGTGATGGAGTCCTAGATCATGTCCAG GCTGTTGGAGGAAATGGAGCTGAGCAGACTGTCATTAGTGGATCGATGGAAGTGTTGCAACCATGTTGGGCTGTTGCAACTTCGGGTGTACCAGTGCGAGAGCAACTTTTCAATGCTTCTATATGTCATCATCATTCACCACTCAACTTATTCCAACATGGAGATTTCGGCAGAAATTTTGGTCGGACTGATGTATCTTCTTTAGAGGTGGCAACCCCTATTCTCATCCCAAGAGGTGATGGCCATAGGCATCGCAAGGGGAGTCATGGTGATGTTGTCTTCTTAACTAATCGAGGGGAG GTGACATCATACTCCCCTGGCCTGCATGGTCACGATGCTGTTTGGCAATGGCAAATATCGACAGGTGCTACATGGTCAAATCTTCCTTCTCCATCGGGGATGATGGAAGGTGGTATGGTGGTCCCCACATTGAAGGCATTTTCTTTGCGTGCACGTGACAACCAACAAATGATCCTCGCAGCTGGTGATCAAGAGGCTTCAGTTATATCTCCTGGAGGAAGTATTCAGACGTCGGTTGATCTTCCTGCACCACCCACCCATGCTCTGATCTGCGAGGATTTCTCAAATGATGGACTTACTGACCTAATTGTTGTGACATCAAATGGGGTGTATGGCTTTGTCCAGACTAGGTCACCAGGTGCCCTCTTCTTCAGCACACTGGTTGGTTGCCTTCTAATTGTAATGGGAGTTATTTTTGTCACACAACACTTGAACTCCATAAAGGAGAAACCACGCGCCTCATCTGCTGCTCGATGA
- the LOC18099235 gene encoding protein MICRORCHIDIA 2 isoform X1 produces MPPKVEKQQPMNVVEIASSDDEVDIGPPPGMPRKTTPSSSKSRRQQPQKQQQQKQQQQQKQQQQDSSSEAIAAPVPAYQSLDCRSFWKAGAYDVGPIASKAPAQGQLEHARVHPKFLHSNATSHKWAFGAIAELLDNAVDEVHNGATFVKVDKIDIMKDNSPALLFQDDGGGMDPDGIRKCMSLGYSSKKSNTTIGQYGNGFKTSTMRLGADVLVYSCATRAGKATQSIGLLSYTFLRKTGQDDVIVPMIDFDISGNRAEPILYGSQDDWSSNLKTILEWSPFASKEELMQQFEDIGRHGTKIIIYNLWLNDEGIYELSFDDDEEDIRLRDEANHGQTKLHKKTVELRSHISYCIRYSLRAYASILYLRKFTNFSIVLRGKPVQQFNIVDDLKYSKTVSYKPQVGTIKEVTVETTVGFIKEAPALSVSGFNVYHKNRLIRPFWKVTGDAAVKGNGVVGVLEANFIEPAHDKQDFERSSLYIRLEARLKQMVMDYWKRHCHLLGILPPGVKSLDIQKQGAVKTQKPLPANRHNIDLPTNEEEMHLDQPITRSNRQLGSTGQSDLPVEESIIGLADGSYNGVISDDGLGSKPIDQICEENIELFMRCEEYAKKETELKQTVEELEKELEQAKRKCAQLASHLETKRKQKIMQQQSEKVA; encoded by the exons ATGCCGCCTAAAGTAGAGAAGCAGCAACCGATGAATGTAGTAGAAATCGCAAGTAGCGATGACGAAGTCGATATTGGTCCTCCGCCAGGTATGCCACGCAAAACGACGCCGTCGTCTTCAAAGTCGAGGAGACAGCAGCCGcaaaaacagcagcagcaaaaacagcagcagcagcagaagcaACAACAGCAAGATAGTAGCTCGGAAGCAATAGCGGCACCGGTGCCTGCGTATCAGAGTCTGGATTGTCGAAGTTTCTGGAAAGCGGGAGCGTATGACGTGGGTCCCATAGCTAGCAAGGCCCCTGCTCAAG GTCAATTGGAGCATGCAAGAGTGCACCCTAAGTTTTTGCATTCTAATGCAACTTCTCACAAATGGGCTTTTGgag CAATTGCTGAGCTTTTGGATAATGCTGTTGATGAG gttcatAATGGTGCAACCTTTGTGAAGGTTGATAAAATTGATATCATGAAAGACAACTCTCCTGCTCTACTTTTCCAAG ATGATGGTGGTGGAATGGATCCTGATGGTATCCGGAAATGCATGAGTTTGGGTTATTCTTCCAAGAAATCAAATACAACAATTGGACAAT atgGTAATGGATTTAAGACAAGTACTATGCGGCTAGGTGCTGATGTTCTTGTTTACAGTTGTGCAACTCGTGCAGG CAAAGCAACTCAAAGCATTGGTCTATTATCCTACACCTTTTTACGAAAAACTGGGCAGGATGATGTTATTGTTCCAATG ATTGATTTCGACATTTCTGGCAACCGGGCAGAGCCGATACTTTATGGCTCACAAGATGACTGGTCTTCTAACTTGAAAACAATCCTTGAATGGTCTCCATTCGCTTCAAAGGAGGAGCTCATGCAACAG TTTGAGGATATTGGCCGGCATGGTacgaaaataataatatacaacTTATGGTTAAATGACGAGGGCATTTATGAATTGAGTTTTGACGATGACGAAGAG GATATACGTCTGAGAGATGAAGCTAATCATGGTCAGACAAAACTACACAAAAAAACAGTTGAACTTCGATCTCATATTTCTTATTGCATCCGTTATTCATTAAGG GCTTATGCTTCGATTTTGTACCTAAGAAAATTCACAAATTTCAGCATTGTGCTGAGGGGGAAGCCTGTCCAGCAGTTTAATATTGTAGATGACttgaaatattcaaaaacaGTGTCATACAAGCCTCAGGTTGGAACAATAAAAGAG GTCACTGTGGAGACAACGGTTGGTTTCATTAAAGAGGCTCCTGCTCTTTCTGTTTCTGGATTCAATGTGTACCATAAAAATCGACTCATCAGg CCCTTCTGGAAAGTCACTGGTGATGCTGCAGTAAAAGGGAACGGTGTTGTTG GAGTTCTTGAAGCAAATTTTATAGAACCTGCACATGATAAGCAGGATTTTGAGAGGTCGTCGTTGTATATTCGATTGGAAGCTAGACTGAAACAGATGGTTATGGATTACTG GAAACGCCATTGTCACTTGCTTGGAATTCTGCCTCCTGGTGTCAAATCACTTGATATTCAAAAGCAAGGTGCAGTTAAAACACAAAAGCCATTGCCTGCTAACCGGCATAACATTGATCTTCCAACTAATGAAGAGGAAATGCATCTGGATCAACCTATCACTAGGAGCAATAGGCAACTTGGAAGCACCGGCCAGAGTGATTTACCTGTGGAAGAGTCCATTATTGGGTTGGCAGAT GGATCTTACAATGGAGTTATATCTGATGATGGTCTTGGATCTAAGCCAATTGATCAGATATGTGAAGAGAACATCGAACTTTTTATGAG GTGTGAAGAATACGCAAAGAAGGAGACTGAATTGAAACAAACG GTTGAGGAATTAGAGAAAGAGTTGGAACAAGCCAAGAGGAAGTGTGCTCAACTTGCTTCGCACCTGGAGactaaaaggaaacaaaagatcaTGCAGCAACAAAGTGAAAAGGTCGCATGA
- the LOC18099235 gene encoding protein MICRORCHIDIA 2 isoform X2, with translation MPPKVEKQQPMNVVEIASSDDEVDIGPPPGMPRKTTPSSSKSRRQQPQKQQQQDSSSEAIAAPVPAYQSLDCRSFWKAGAYDVGPIASKAPAQGQLEHARVHPKFLHSNATSHKWAFGAIAELLDNAVDEVHNGATFVKVDKIDIMKDNSPALLFQDDGGGMDPDGIRKCMSLGYSSKKSNTTIGQYGNGFKTSTMRLGADVLVYSCATRAGKATQSIGLLSYTFLRKTGQDDVIVPMIDFDISGNRAEPILYGSQDDWSSNLKTILEWSPFASKEELMQQFEDIGRHGTKIIIYNLWLNDEGIYELSFDDDEEDIRLRDEANHGQTKLHKKTVELRSHISYCIRYSLRAYASILYLRKFTNFSIVLRGKPVQQFNIVDDLKYSKTVSYKPQVGTIKEVTVETTVGFIKEAPALSVSGFNVYHKNRLIRPFWKVTGDAAVKGNGVVGVLEANFIEPAHDKQDFERSSLYIRLEARLKQMVMDYWKRHCHLLGILPPGVKSLDIQKQGAVKTQKPLPANRHNIDLPTNEEEMHLDQPITRSNRQLGSTGQSDLPVEESIIGLADGSYNGVISDDGLGSKPIDQICEENIELFMRCEEYAKKETELKQTVEELEKELEQAKRKCAQLASHLETKRKQKIMQQQSEKVA, from the exons ATGCCGCCTAAAGTAGAGAAGCAGCAACCGATGAATGTAGTAGAAATCGCAAGTAGCGATGACGAAGTCGATATTGGTCCTCCGCCAGGTATGCCACGCAAAACGACGCCGTCGTCTTCAAAGTCGAGGAGACAGCAGCCGcaaaaacagcagcagcaa GATAGTAGCTCGGAAGCAATAGCGGCACCGGTGCCTGCGTATCAGAGTCTGGATTGTCGAAGTTTCTGGAAAGCGGGAGCGTATGACGTGGGTCCCATAGCTAGCAAGGCCCCTGCTCAAG GTCAATTGGAGCATGCAAGAGTGCACCCTAAGTTTTTGCATTCTAATGCAACTTCTCACAAATGGGCTTTTGgag CAATTGCTGAGCTTTTGGATAATGCTGTTGATGAG gttcatAATGGTGCAACCTTTGTGAAGGTTGATAAAATTGATATCATGAAAGACAACTCTCCTGCTCTACTTTTCCAAG ATGATGGTGGTGGAATGGATCCTGATGGTATCCGGAAATGCATGAGTTTGGGTTATTCTTCCAAGAAATCAAATACAACAATTGGACAAT atgGTAATGGATTTAAGACAAGTACTATGCGGCTAGGTGCTGATGTTCTTGTTTACAGTTGTGCAACTCGTGCAGG CAAAGCAACTCAAAGCATTGGTCTATTATCCTACACCTTTTTACGAAAAACTGGGCAGGATGATGTTATTGTTCCAATG ATTGATTTCGACATTTCTGGCAACCGGGCAGAGCCGATACTTTATGGCTCACAAGATGACTGGTCTTCTAACTTGAAAACAATCCTTGAATGGTCTCCATTCGCTTCAAAGGAGGAGCTCATGCAACAG TTTGAGGATATTGGCCGGCATGGTacgaaaataataatatacaacTTATGGTTAAATGACGAGGGCATTTATGAATTGAGTTTTGACGATGACGAAGAG GATATACGTCTGAGAGATGAAGCTAATCATGGTCAGACAAAACTACACAAAAAAACAGTTGAACTTCGATCTCATATTTCTTATTGCATCCGTTATTCATTAAGG GCTTATGCTTCGATTTTGTACCTAAGAAAATTCACAAATTTCAGCATTGTGCTGAGGGGGAAGCCTGTCCAGCAGTTTAATATTGTAGATGACttgaaatattcaaaaacaGTGTCATACAAGCCTCAGGTTGGAACAATAAAAGAG GTCACTGTGGAGACAACGGTTGGTTTCATTAAAGAGGCTCCTGCTCTTTCTGTTTCTGGATTCAATGTGTACCATAAAAATCGACTCATCAGg CCCTTCTGGAAAGTCACTGGTGATGCTGCAGTAAAAGGGAACGGTGTTGTTG GAGTTCTTGAAGCAAATTTTATAGAACCTGCACATGATAAGCAGGATTTTGAGAGGTCGTCGTTGTATATTCGATTGGAAGCTAGACTGAAACAGATGGTTATGGATTACTG GAAACGCCATTGTCACTTGCTTGGAATTCTGCCTCCTGGTGTCAAATCACTTGATATTCAAAAGCAAGGTGCAGTTAAAACACAAAAGCCATTGCCTGCTAACCGGCATAACATTGATCTTCCAACTAATGAAGAGGAAATGCATCTGGATCAACCTATCACTAGGAGCAATAGGCAACTTGGAAGCACCGGCCAGAGTGATTTACCTGTGGAAGAGTCCATTATTGGGTTGGCAGAT GGATCTTACAATGGAGTTATATCTGATGATGGTCTTGGATCTAAGCCAATTGATCAGATATGTGAAGAGAACATCGAACTTTTTATGAG GTGTGAAGAATACGCAAAGAAGGAGACTGAATTGAAACAAACG GTTGAGGAATTAGAGAAAGAGTTGGAACAAGCCAAGAGGAAGTGTGCTCAACTTGCTTCGCACCTGGAGactaaaaggaaacaaaagatcaTGCAGCAACAAAGTGAAAAGGTCGCATGA